In Nicotiana tabacum cultivar K326 chromosome 19, ASM71507v2, whole genome shotgun sequence, one DNA window encodes the following:
- the LOC107803524 gene encoding protein gamma response 1 isoform X1, with protein MLRKVVFDMAEHTQQSPQTAYPANIADAKYVSGLSTILVATIQEAKDRISQIEYIFCSQLFPNYQSKSQSLQLIYSEARNAAETSWKEKEKDLLLQMENMQLEKQKILQENQSLKLEKTKLLDSELSSANHVKELQNELKQRTSEINNLREAIQRSCMLLESRAPLVCKYENPQRELEDRVILLMKKQQSSELEVGRLQLELQNKSMEVDGGLELHNKLVQLAQSKTSSAAYKEKQLKEYEQKMDKLLAELETTQRRVDKLKEELKDKTAAVEKGLEMQENLLSKVQLLDAEIMKNEDLLNQYKNEKQLLMTKAKNLETDVYDLQKELMNKKSEAVERRKLHDQLLQQIDLYSLERSKTGQELEELEKEKKKLLAKLRDSEEEIDKLQANLRERSKDSSEGMELHGKLLHLIQAKESELLAEKNKRKDMVTSYKSLKSQYNFLCARYGLTSENMHLQSKLSEQSALQNDQSPLTSREVKHKVPEASGFEQEDKHEVLDNDKGVSLIPRSNSVSPPISSALVAPKNPANVKSCPPAGTKRPVSYWRDTRSHQSRVGPDPHDDFLDTPLENVRGNLGKVMKDEVQNHPKPNPKDTKNENSDDETQDMNVDNGPKKQQMLPPTRSGATGFKYIEPVRKKAERENLKGVECQQCKKFYDAVLPGEDKDSNGNRQNLRCEHHDGVSRHRYRYAPPLTPEGFWNIGFESEM; from the exons ATGCTTCGTAAGGTTGtttttg ATATGGCAGAGCACACACAACAGTCTCCCCAGACAGCATATCCTGCTAATATTGCTGATGCAAAGTATGTTTCTGGACTTAGTACCATTCTTGTTGCTACTATCCAAGAAGCAAAAGATAGGATTTCTCAGATAGAGTATATATTCTGCAGTCAACTCTTCCCAAACTACCAGTCTAAATCTCAAAGTTTGCAGCTAATATATTCCGAGGCAAGAAACGCTGCAGAGACTTCttggaaagaaaaggaaaaagatctGTTGCTCCAGATGGAAAATATGCAACTTGAAAAGCAGAAAATTCTTCAAGAAAACCAGTCTCTTAAATTGGAGAAAACAAAATTGTTGGATTCTGAATTGTCCTCAGCTAATCATGTTAAGGAACTCCAAAATGAGTTGAAACAGAGAACTAGTGAAATAAACAATTTAAGGGAAGCAATCCAGAGATCATGTATGCTTCTTGAATCAAGAGCCCCACTCGTATGCAAATATGAGAACCCACAGAGAGAACTTGAAGATAGAGTTATCCTCCTTATGAAGAAACAACAGAGTTCAGAGCTTGAAGTTGGTAGGTTGCAGTTAGAACTCCAGAATAAGTCGATGGAAGTTGATGGTGGACTAGAGTTACACAATAAGCTTGTCCAGTTGGCTCAATCAAAGACTTCTTCAGCAGCATATAAAGAAAAGCAACTAAAAGAATATGAACAAAAGATGGACAAACTTCTTGCTGAGCTTGAAACAACACAAAGAAGAGTAGATAAACTCAAAGAGGAACTTAAAGATAAGACAGCTGCAGTAGAAAAAGGACTGGAGATGCAAGAAAATTTACTAAGCAAAGTTCAGTTGCTGGACGCAGAAATTATGAAGAATGAGGATTTGTTGAATCAGTACAAGAATGAGAAACAACTACTTATGACCAAAGCAAAGAATCTGGAGACTGATGTTTATGATCTGCAGAAAGAACTCATGAATAAAAAGTCTGAAGCGGTGGAGAGAAGGAAGTTGCATGATCAGTTACTTCAACAGATAGATTTGTATTCTTTAGAAAGGTCAAAGACAGGGCAGGAGTTGGAAGAGCttgagaaggagaaaaaaaaattactagCCAAATTGAGAGACTCGGAGGAAGAGATTGATAAGCTTCAGGCAAATCTGAGAGAGAGAAGCAAGGATTCCTCTGAGGGGATGGAATTACATGGTAAGTTACTCCATCTGATTCAAGCAAAAGAATCTGAGTTGTTGGCtgagaagaataaaagaaaggatATGGTTACATCTTATAAAAGTCTGAAATCACAGTACAACTTTCTATGTGCAAGATATGGTCTTACTTCAGAGAACATGCACCTACAAAGCAAATTATCAGAACAAAGTGCATTACAGAATGACCAGAGTCCTTTAACTTCACGTG AGGTCAAACATAAAGTTCCCGAGGCTTCTGGTTTTGAACAAGAAGACAAACATGAAGTACTGGACAATGATAAAGGAGTTAGCCTGATCCCAAGATCCAACTCTGTCTCACCTCCAATTTCAAGTGCCCTTGTTGCACCTAAAAATCCTGCCAATGTCAAATCTTGCCCACCAGCTGGTACCAAGCGTCCTGTTTCTTATTGGAGGGATACCAGGTCGCATCAAAGTCGAGTTGGACCTGATCCTCATGATGATTTTCTTGATACTCCTCTGGAGAATGTCAGAGGAAACTTAGGAAAGGTGATGAAGGATGAAGTTCAGAATCACCCGAAACCAAATCCCAAAGACACAAAAAATGAAAACTCAGATGATGAAACTCAGGACATGAATGTAGATAATGGGCCTAAAAAGCAGCAAATGCTGCCTCCAACCAGGTCTGGTGCGACAGGCTTCAAATACATTGAACCTGTGAGAAAGAAAGCTGAACGAGAAAATTTAAAAGGGGTCGAATGCCAGCAATGTAAAAAGTTTTATGATGCTGTTCTTCCTGGT
- the LOC107803524 gene encoding protein gamma response 1 isoform X2 — translation MAEHTQQSPQTAYPANIADAKYVSGLSTILVATIQEAKDRISQIEYIFCSQLFPNYQSKSQSLQLIYSEARNAAETSWKEKEKDLLLQMENMQLEKQKILQENQSLKLEKTKLLDSELSSANHVKELQNELKQRTSEINNLREAIQRSCMLLESRAPLVCKYENPQRELEDRVILLMKKQQSSELEVGRLQLELQNKSMEVDGGLELHNKLVQLAQSKTSSAAYKEKQLKEYEQKMDKLLAELETTQRRVDKLKEELKDKTAAVEKGLEMQENLLSKVQLLDAEIMKNEDLLNQYKNEKQLLMTKAKNLETDVYDLQKELMNKKSEAVERRKLHDQLLQQIDLYSLERSKTGQELEELEKEKKKLLAKLRDSEEEIDKLQANLRERSKDSSEGMELHGKLLHLIQAKESELLAEKNKRKDMVTSYKSLKSQYNFLCARYGLTSENMHLQSKLSEQSALQNDQSPLTSREVKHKVPEASGFEQEDKHEVLDNDKGVSLIPRSNSVSPPISSALVAPKNPANVKSCPPAGTKRPVSYWRDTRSHQSRVGPDPHDDFLDTPLENVRGNLGKVMKDEVQNHPKPNPKDTKNENSDDETQDMNVDNGPKKQQMLPPTRSGATGFKYIEPVRKKAERENLKGVECQQCKKFYDAVLPGEDKDSNGNRQNLRCEHHDGVSRHRYRYAPPLTPEGFWNIGFESEM, via the exons ATGGCAGAGCACACACAACAGTCTCCCCAGACAGCATATCCTGCTAATATTGCTGATGCAAAGTATGTTTCTGGACTTAGTACCATTCTTGTTGCTACTATCCAAGAAGCAAAAGATAGGATTTCTCAGATAGAGTATATATTCTGCAGTCAACTCTTCCCAAACTACCAGTCTAAATCTCAAAGTTTGCAGCTAATATATTCCGAGGCAAGAAACGCTGCAGAGACTTCttggaaagaaaaggaaaaagatctGTTGCTCCAGATGGAAAATATGCAACTTGAAAAGCAGAAAATTCTTCAAGAAAACCAGTCTCTTAAATTGGAGAAAACAAAATTGTTGGATTCTGAATTGTCCTCAGCTAATCATGTTAAGGAACTCCAAAATGAGTTGAAACAGAGAACTAGTGAAATAAACAATTTAAGGGAAGCAATCCAGAGATCATGTATGCTTCTTGAATCAAGAGCCCCACTCGTATGCAAATATGAGAACCCACAGAGAGAACTTGAAGATAGAGTTATCCTCCTTATGAAGAAACAACAGAGTTCAGAGCTTGAAGTTGGTAGGTTGCAGTTAGAACTCCAGAATAAGTCGATGGAAGTTGATGGTGGACTAGAGTTACACAATAAGCTTGTCCAGTTGGCTCAATCAAAGACTTCTTCAGCAGCATATAAAGAAAAGCAACTAAAAGAATATGAACAAAAGATGGACAAACTTCTTGCTGAGCTTGAAACAACACAAAGAAGAGTAGATAAACTCAAAGAGGAACTTAAAGATAAGACAGCTGCAGTAGAAAAAGGACTGGAGATGCAAGAAAATTTACTAAGCAAAGTTCAGTTGCTGGACGCAGAAATTATGAAGAATGAGGATTTGTTGAATCAGTACAAGAATGAGAAACAACTACTTATGACCAAAGCAAAGAATCTGGAGACTGATGTTTATGATCTGCAGAAAGAACTCATGAATAAAAAGTCTGAAGCGGTGGAGAGAAGGAAGTTGCATGATCAGTTACTTCAACAGATAGATTTGTATTCTTTAGAAAGGTCAAAGACAGGGCAGGAGTTGGAAGAGCttgagaaggagaaaaaaaaattactagCCAAATTGAGAGACTCGGAGGAAGAGATTGATAAGCTTCAGGCAAATCTGAGAGAGAGAAGCAAGGATTCCTCTGAGGGGATGGAATTACATGGTAAGTTACTCCATCTGATTCAAGCAAAAGAATCTGAGTTGTTGGCtgagaagaataaaagaaaggatATGGTTACATCTTATAAAAGTCTGAAATCACAGTACAACTTTCTATGTGCAAGATATGGTCTTACTTCAGAGAACATGCACCTACAAAGCAAATTATCAGAACAAAGTGCATTACAGAATGACCAGAGTCCTTTAACTTCACGTG AGGTCAAACATAAAGTTCCCGAGGCTTCTGGTTTTGAACAAGAAGACAAACATGAAGTACTGGACAATGATAAAGGAGTTAGCCTGATCCCAAGATCCAACTCTGTCTCACCTCCAATTTCAAGTGCCCTTGTTGCACCTAAAAATCCTGCCAATGTCAAATCTTGCCCACCAGCTGGTACCAAGCGTCCTGTTTCTTATTGGAGGGATACCAGGTCGCATCAAAGTCGAGTTGGACCTGATCCTCATGATGATTTTCTTGATACTCCTCTGGAGAATGTCAGAGGAAACTTAGGAAAGGTGATGAAGGATGAAGTTCAGAATCACCCGAAACCAAATCCCAAAGACACAAAAAATGAAAACTCAGATGATGAAACTCAGGACATGAATGTAGATAATGGGCCTAAAAAGCAGCAAATGCTGCCTCCAACCAGGTCTGGTGCGACAGGCTTCAAATACATTGAACCTGTGAGAAAGAAAGCTGAACGAGAAAATTTAAAAGGGGTCGAATGCCAGCAATGTAAAAAGTTTTATGATGCTGTTCTTCCTGGT